From Coffea arabica cultivar ET-39 chromosome 10e, Coffea Arabica ET-39 HiFi, whole genome shotgun sequence, one genomic window encodes:
- the LOC113711681 gene encoding uncharacterized protein, with protein MDLVRTIHPAMKWCFCSAIFPISQQRVMNYGGNCNYMHRHVFCFPFSSYRFPCLLRKSHVSTAKKKSSESEPILKPSIVEEVSAKDDDEEDGLYFDDLDDDGLDEDDDYLDDEYIEEEARVGDGSGGGGVSLAGTWWDKTALAIAEEVALSFDGELGIYAFRTLLNSIIQIRIERLTNKSGSPSMLDIEDFTSAYRERLDEAEVAGSIPDNITLEVSSPGVERVVRVPEDLERFKERPMFVKYVSGVTESGSTSEHDGIFRLISYDLETKSCTWGIADVRVNREKAGKGRPLSKKQREWRLETTFDCLLLVRFYSEI; from the exons ATGGATTTAGTTAGAACTATCCATCCAGCAATGAAATGGTGCTTTTGTTCTGCTATATTTCCAATATCACAACAAAGGGTCATGAATTATGGTGGCAATTGTAATTATATGCATAGGCATGTGTTTTGTTTCCCATTTTCATCCTACCGTTTTCCTTGTTTGCTCAGAAAGTCCCATGTATCGACAGCTAAGAAGAAAAGCTCAGAGTCCGAACCAATTCTTAAGCCTTCAATCGTTGAAGAGGTGTCAGCTAaggatgatgatgaagaagatggaCTGTACTTCGATGACTTGGATGATG ATGGccttgatgaagatgatgattaTCTAGATGATGAGTACATTGAAGAAGAGGCTCGT GTTGGGGATGGATCTGGGGGAGGTGGAGTGTCTCTTGCTGGGACTTGGTGGGATAAAACAGCATTGGCAATTGCCGAGGAAGTTGCTCTGTCATTCGATGGAGAACTGGGAATATATGCTTTTAGGACCTTGTTGAATTCCATTATTCAAATAAGAATAGAGAGACTCACAAACAA GTCTGGTTCTCCCAGCATGCTAGATATTGAAGATTTCACCTCAGCCTACAGGGAACGGCTAGATGAAGCAGAGGTTGCAGGATCTATTCCTGATAACATTACTCTTGAG GTATCTTCACCCGGTGTTGAAAGGGTTGTCCGTGTTCCTGAAGATCTCGAACGTTTCAAGGAACGTCCAATGTTTGTAAAGTATGTCAGCGGTGTTACTGAAAGCGGTTCAACATCTGAGCATGATGGCATATTCAGACTAATCTCATATGATCTTGAGACAAAATCTTGCACTTGGGGGATAGCAGATGTGAGGGTAAATAGAGAAAAAGCAGGGAAAGGAAGGCCCCTTAGTAAAAAGCAGAGGGAATGGAGGTTGGAAACAACCTTTGATTGCCTACTTTTAGTTCGATTTTATTCTGAAATCTGA